The Phormidium yuhuli AB48 DNA window AACGTCGCTATGAACCCAAACTGGCCTCAAAAAAATATCGTCGCCAATCACGGCGACGACAGCATCAAACCTTACAAGAGCTATGTGAAGAATTAGATGAACACAATGAACCGTAGGCAGAGCCTAGCGTAGATAACTGGCCTCGGCTTCAAGTTGCCGTAACAGCTGCTCATTCCCATTGGCACGAGCGACACTGATACGACGCTCTAGGGACTCTTTGAGAGTTGCTAGGTGGTTGCGGTTGGCTTCATTGATAGCTTGACGAGTGATTTTGTTCATGATAAACAGTGCGTTGCAAGAGTTTGGTGTACTGGTTCCTAACCACAATTATAGAGACACTGACCCTCATTTTAGGGTTTTCCGTATAAAATGTTACAGAAATTCATCCCTACCTCCCACAAGCTCATGAGAATTATGGAGTTGTCGTCAGCACCCCGCACGCTCAGTGACGGGGCTTCATGCCTCTAGCTTTGGTTAGCTGACCAGCCTAAGCCTTAACTGGCTACGTTTTTGAGGTCATGACACCTAC harbors:
- the pirA gene encoding arginine synthesis PII-interacting regulator PirA, which produces MNKITRQAINEANRNHLATLKESLERRISVARANGNEQLLRQLEAEASYLR